DNA from Frateuria edaphi:
GGTGGCCGAGATGCTGCGCGGCGGCACCACCTGCGCCAACGAGAACTACTTCTTCCCCGACGTGATCGGCGCGACCTACCGGCGGCTCGGCTTCCGCGCCGTGGTTGGCCTGCCGGTGATCGAGTTCCCGACCGCCTGGGCCAAGAGCCAGGACGAATACTTCGAGCGCGCGGGTGAAGTGCACGACAGCTTCCGCGGCGACGGCCTGGTCGGCACGGCGTTCGCGCCGCATGCGCCCTACACCGTGTCCGACGAGAGCTTCGCGCGCATCCGCGTGCTTGCCGACCAGCTCGACATCCCGGTCCACCTGCACCTGCACGAGACGGCCCACGAGGTCGAGGAAGAGAAGAAGAAGTCCGGCCTGCGCCCGTTCCAGCGCCTGCAGAAGCTCGGCCTGGTCAACGACCGCCTGATCGCGGTGCACATGACCCAGCTGACGGACGGCGAAATCACCGCCTGCGCCGAGGCCGGCGTATCGGTGGTGCATTGCCCCGAGTCCAACCTCAAGCTTGCCTCCGGCTTCTGTCCCGCGGAAAAGCTGCGCCGGGCCGGCGTCAACGTGGCGATCGGCACCGACGGTTGCGCCTCGAACAACGACCTGGACATGATCGGCGAACTGCGCACCGCGGCGATCCTGGCCAAGGCGGTCGCTTCGGATGCCGCTGCGTTCGACGCCGCCTTCGCGCTGCGCGCGGCCACGCTCAATGGCGCCAGGGCGATGGGCCTGGACAGCCGCATCGGCTCGATCGAGCCGGGCAAGCAGGCCGACCTTGCGGCGGTGCGGCTGAGCGACATCGAAACACAGCCGCTGTTCCACGTCGCCTCGCAACTGGCCTACGCGGCCAGCCGGCACCAGGTGACCGACGTGTGGATCGCCGGTCGCCGCAAGCTGGCCGCGCGTGAACTGGTCGACCTCGATCCGGCGGCGATCCTGGCCAAGGCGCACGCCTGGCGCGAGCGCATCGCCGCGTTCTCGTAAGGACGTCCATGAATCTTTATCTCGTCATGGTCATGCGCCGTTCGCAGTTCGACCCCGCGGTAGTGCCCGCGCACCAGCGTTTCCTCGACGAACTGCGCGCGGAGGGACGCGTGGAACGCTCGGGCCCGTTCGGCGACAAGTCCGGCGGCGCTTACCTGCTGCGCGCGGCAGGCCAGGAGGAGGCACGTGCGATCGCCCATCGGGACCCGACCCACGTCAGCGGCGGTTGGGACGTCACGGTGTACGAATGGCAGGCCCGCTAGCCATCCGCTCCTTCAAGAAGCCTGCGTTTTGAAAGGACTGCTTCCATGACCGAAACCACCGCCAACGTCAGCCCCGACGAAATCGCCCGCTTCGACAAGCTGGCCGCCCGCTGGTGGGACCCCGACGGCGAATCGCGCCCGCTGCATGACCTCAACCCCGTGCGTGCCGCCTACGTTGCCGCCCGCGCGGACCTGCGCAGCGCGAAGGTGGCCGACGTCGGCTGCGGCGGTGGCCTGCTCAGCGAGGCGCTGGCGCGCGAGGGCGCGAAGGTGACCGGCATCGACCTCGGCGAGAAGGTGATCGAGGTGGCGAAGCTGCACTTGTTCGAGTCGGATCTGCAAGTCGACTATCGGGTTCAGTCTTCCGCGGCCCTGGCCGCCAGCGAACCGTCCAGTTTCGATGCGGTCTGCTGCATGGAGCTGATCGAGCACGTGCCCGATCCCGAAGCGCTGGTGAACGATCTGGCCGCGCTGCTGAAGCCGGGCGCACGCCTGTTCATGTCCACGCTCAATCGCACGCCGGCCGCCTTCGGCGCGGCGATCCTCGGGGCCGAGTACGTGATGCGCCTGCTGCCTCGCGGCACCCATCACTATGCGCAGTTCCTCAAACCCTCCGAGCTCGGCCGCCTGATCCGTCATGCCGGGCTTGAGCTGGAAGACGTTTCCGGCCTGGCCTACAACCCGATCACGCGCAAGGCTTCGTTGAGCCGCATTACCGCGGTCAACTACCTGCTGTGCGCGCGCAAGCCGGCATGAAGTCGTTTCCGCCAACGCTCGAAGGCGTGCTGTTCGATCTCGACGGCACGCTGCTGGACAGCGCACCGGACCTGTACGCCGCGCTGGAGCGACAGTGCAAGGAAGAAGGCGTTCCTGTGCCGCCCTACGCGCCGGTGCGCGAGGTGGTTTCGCGGGGCGCGAAGGCGGTGTTGCGTTGCGCCTTCGGCCATCTGGGCGAGCCCGCGGTGGAGGCGCGCGTGGAGCGCTACCTGGCGCTGTACGAACAAGTCATGGGCACGGCGACGCACCCGTTCGAGGGCATCGAACCGATGCTCGCCCAACTGGAGGCGGCCGGCGTGCGTTGGGGCATCGTCACCAACAAGGCCGGCTTCCTCACCGAAGAGTTGCTCAAGCGGATCGGCTGGGACGGCCGCGCCGCGGCGGTGGTCAGCGGTGACACCTTGCCGGTAAAAAAGCCCGACCCGGCGCCCGTGCGCCTGGCCTGCGAGCGCGCCGGCATCGATCCGGCCCGCAGCCTGTTCGTGGGCGACGACCGCCGCGACGTCATGGCCGGCGCCGCCGCCGGCCTGTACACCGTGGCCGTGGCCTGGGGCTACCTCGACGGTGGCGATCCGCGCGAATGGCATGCCGACGCCGTGCTCGACACGCCCGCCCAGTTCGCCCTCTGGTTGCGCCGCGGGCAGGCGGTGGCGTGATGGAGGTCGGCCACGATGCCCTGCAAAGCTACGTCAACAAATGGCTCGCGGCCCAGCCGGCCCAGCGTGTGGCGCTCGCGTTCGTCGATCCCGCGCGCCACGCCGGCCACATCGCGCTTGCCGCGCTGGAGCAGGAACTGCTTACCGCCGCCTACGGCATCCGCGAGCCGCACGTGGCCGCCACCAAACTGAACTGGTGGGCGGAGGAGCTGGCTGGCGCCGCGCAAAGCGGCGGCCGTCATCCGCTGACCCAGGTGCTGTTCGACGATGAACGCACCGACCGCATCGACAGCGAGCGCTGGCTGGCGCCGGTGGTCGCGGCCATGGCCCAGTTGGAAGAGGGCACCGCGGCCGACTTCGGCGCCCAACTGGCGGCCGCTTCGCAGCTGCACGGTGCGTTGGCCGCGCTCGAGACCGCCTGGTGGTTCGGCGAATCGGCCTCGCCCGAGCGCGCCGCGCGGGTGGCCGCGATCGCTCACCTGCTGCACGCGCTGCGCCGGCTGGATGACGATGCCGAACGCGACCGCCTGCCGCTGCCGATGACGTCGCTGGCCCGCCATGGCCTGCGACGCGACGAGCTGCGACGTGCCGGCGCCGCGCGCAACACGGCCGTGCGCGGCCAGCTGGAGGAGCTCACGGCCGCCTGGCGCGAGGCGTCGCGGTTGGCGGGGCCGCTCAGCGTATTCCGCGCCGTCGAATCGCATGCGGGCGAGCGCCTGGCGCGGCGCGCGGCCGGCGCCGCCGAGCCGCTGCAGGTCCTGCAGCACGCGCGTCCGTCCGGTGGCCTGGCGACGACCTTGGCGGCCTGGCAGGCCGCGCGGCGCTGGCGTCGCGGGAATGCCGCCTGACCAAACCGCGGGCAAGTGGCCAGGCACTCAACACAGTGTTTCCGCAGCATGCCTGTTGCCCCCGCGCGCGCTGCCCCAAAATAGAAAGCCCGCACGGCCCCCGCCTGCCGCAAGGACATCCCATGCACAGCCACGAAAACACCGCCCGCCTGTTGCCCGACGTCGCTGGCCAGGCGCAGCCGCACCTGGCCGGGGCGCTGGACTGGGTGGGCATGGACGGCATCGAGGTACCGGTGCGCTTCGATGCCGGCGACGGCAATGTGGAGCGGGCCAGTGCGCAGGTGGGCGCGTTCGTCAACCTGACCCGGCCGGACAAGCGTGGCATCCACATGTCGCGGCTCTATCTGCTGGTCGACAGGCACCTCAGCGCCAAGCCCCTGGATGCGGCGATGATCGAGGCGCTGCTGCAGGCGTTCCTCGAATCCCACAGGGATCTTTCCGACCGCGCCCGCATCAGTATCCGCTTCGACCATCTGGTGCGTCGGGAGGCCTTGCGCAGCGGCAACAGCGGCTGGCGTGCCTACCCGGTGTCGATCGAGGCGAGTCTGGGCGCCGACGGTTTCCAGCTCGAACTCGGCACCGAGGTGGTCTATTCCTCCACCTGTCCGGCATCGGCTGCGCTGTCGCGGCAGCTCATCCAGGAACAGTTCTCGCGGGATTTCGATGCCTCCAGGCCGGTCGACCATGCGGCCGTCATGGCCTGGCTGGGCAGCGAGCAGGGCATCGTCGCCACGCCGCATGCGCAACGCAGCGTCGCGCGGTTGCTGGTGCGCCTGGCCGACGGCGTCGGCTTCGACCTGATCTCCACACTCGATCGCGTCGAACGGGCGCTGGGCACGCCGGTGCAGACGGCAGTCAAGCGCGAGGATGAACAGGCCTTCGCGCTGGCCAACGGCGGCAACCTGATGTTCTGCGAGGACGCCGCGCGGCGGATCCAGAAAGCGCTGGACGCCGACCCGCGCATCGCCGATTTCCACGTGCGGCTGGAACACCAGGAAAGCCTGCACCCGCACGACGCGGTGGCCTACGCCAGCAAGGGCGTGCCGGGCGGCTACGGCTCCGCCGCGTAATCGGATCCTTTTCCCGCATTCGGGGAAATTGACAGCGGCCCCTTTTGCGGTCCGGATGCCCGAATGGCAATCCGCCACATCCGGACGACGCTGCCCTGCCGCCCTGGCCATCCGTTACATCAGCGCTCCCCGTGGGAACGGCAGCGCGTCAAATGGAAATGCGCGGGAACCGGGTCTTCGCCACCGTCGCACAGCGGCTGGCAGCGAAGGATGCGCCACAGCGCCAGCACGCTGCCGCGCAGAGGACCGAAGCGCACGATGGCAATCCGTGCATAATCGGAACAACTGGGATGGAAGCGGCAACGCTGACCCAGCAGGGGGCTCAACAAGCGTTTGTAAGCGCCAAGCAGGAGGAGCAGGAATCGGGTCACTTCGTTCACGCAGCCAGAACGGCTCGCGGCATGTAGTGCCTTGAAGTATTCCAGATGCCTGTTGATGGTGTAAGACGCATGGGCTATAACACCCGGCCGCCACGGCCAAAACGGTGAAGGGAAATGGCGAAAACGACGCGTAGTTCGACCGCCGCCAAGGCGCAGAAAGGGAAGACTGCGGGAAAGGCGAAAGAAGCCAGGACGACCAAGCCCAAGGTCGCCGCAGCCCGGGCCGGCAAGAGCGCTGCCACCGCCAAGAAGGCCGCGCCCGCCCGCAAGCCGGCCGCCAAACCGGCGTCGGCGAAGAAGCCCGTTGCGCGCAAGCCGGTCGCCGGCAAGGCCGCCGCGAAGCCGTCGACCAAGCCGGCCAGCAAGGCCGTGGCAAAGAAGGCTCCGGCCAAAAAGGCGCCTGCCGCCAAGACACCTGCCAAGAGCGCCGCGCGCAAGCCGGCTCCGGCGGTGAAGAAGGCCACGCCTGCCGCCAAGGCCAAGCCGGCACCGAAGGTCGCGGCCAGGAAGCCGGTCAAGCCCCAGCCGAAGGCCGCGCCGAAGAAGATGGCGAAGCCGGCAGCCAAGGTGGCCCCGAAGAAAGCGGCACCTGCCAAGCCGGTGGCAACGCCTGCGAAGAAGGCAGTCGCGAAACCGGCTGCGCCGCAGCCGTACAAGATCGTGAGCAAGCCCGCCGCAAAACCGGGCAAGCCATCATCGGCGCGACCGGCGACACCGGCGGTCGCGACCAGGCAAACATCTCCATCACCCGCCGTTGCGCCCATGAAGGGCAAAGTGGCGAGTGCCGTCGCCATGGTGACCCCACGCGTGGCCACGGCCACCGCCCGCCATACCCCACCCAAGAAACAGAAGACCCCGCAGTCCTCAATGAATAATTCCGCTACAACTCTCGACAATGGCGTGACCCGCGAGGATGGCCGTTACGCCCTGCCTTCCACCATCAACATCGACCTGCCCAAGGGTTACCGTCCCTCGAACGACGAGGAGTACATGAGCCCCAAGCACCTCGCCTACTTCCGCAACAAGTTGCGGGACTGGCGCGACCAGCTGGTCGAGGAATCGCGCCAGACGATGGAAAACCTGCGCGACGAAGTGCGCGACGTCGGTGACGAGGCCGAGCGTGCCACCCGCGAAACGGAAAACTCGCTCGAGCTGCGCACCCGCGACCGCTATCGCAAGCTGATCTCCAAGATCGACAAGGCCCTGCGCCGGATCGAGGAAGGTCGTTACGGCTATTGCGAGGAGACCGACGAGGAAATCGGCCTGGAGCGCCTGGACGCCCGCCCGATCGCCACGCTGTCGCTCGACGCGCAGGAGCGTCGCGAGCATCTGCAGAAGCAGATGGGCGACTGACGTCATCGATCCGATCGAGACGAAGCCCCGCGCAATGCGGGGCTTCGAGTTTCAGACAGGTAGCATTCCCTTGTAGGAGCGCATCTGCGCGACAGCCACGGATCCTGTCGCGCAGGTGCGCCTTCCAGGAAGTTCAGGCCTGCGCTTGCGCCGCGTAACCCTTGAGCTTGGCCAGCATCGCCGTCAGGCCATTGGAACGCGTCGGAGAGAGATGCTTGGCCAGGCCGATCGACTGAACGAACTCGGGCTCGGTCGCGAGGATCTCGGCGGCCGGCCGATCCGAGTACACGCGCAGCACCAGTGCGATCAGACCGGACACGATGGCCGAATCGCTGGTTGCGGTGAAATGCATTTTCTCCGAGTCGCCATCGGGGACCAGCCACACCATCGACTGGCAGCCGTGCACCCGGTGCTCCTCGGTCTTGCGCTCCTCCGGGAAGGGCGGCAGCTGTTTGCCCAGGTCGATCAGATACTGGTAGCGCTCGGACCAGTCGCTGAAGAAGGCGAATTCCTCGGCAATGTCGAGCTGCGCCTGCGCGGCGCTGGGGGTAGTGGTGTTCATGCGGACATTATCGCGCAGCGCGACGCGACGGGCAGGGTCGCCTGCAGGAGTCCGCTTGAGCGCGATGCCTTGTTCCGGATGGACGCAAAAATGCATCGCCGCGCAAGCGGACTCGTGAGGAGAGCCGCTAGCTTTTTGAAATGCTCCAGCGCGTGCCCTGCGCGCCGTCCTCGATCACCACGCCCATGGCGGTCAGTTCGTCGCGGATGGCGTCGGCTCGGGCAAAGTCGCGCGCCGCGCGGGCAGTGCGGCGATCTTCGAGCAGGGCTTCGATACGGGACGCATCGACCGCCTCGTCCCCGCGCCTGAACCAGGCCTCCGGGTCCTCCTGCAGCAGGCCGAGCAGGGCGCCGCCACCCAGCAGCGCGGCCTTGGCCGCGGCACTCGCGGACTGGCGTGCGGCATCGGCAAGCAACGCCAACTCGGCGAGTGCCTGCGGGGTGTTGAGGTCGTCGCAAAGGGCTGCCTCCACCCGCGCGGGGACGGGCAACTCGCCCTCCACCGGCACGTGCGCCAGGTCGCGCAGCACGCGGTACCAGCCATCCAGCGTGCTTACCGCCTGCGCCAGCGCGGCATCGGACCAGTCCAGCGGCTGCCGGTAGTGACCGCGCAGCAGCAGCAGGCGCAATGCCTCTGGCGGATGACGCTTGAGCAGCTCGTGCACCAGCAGCACGTTGCCCAACGACTTGGACATCTTGCGCCCGTCGAAAGTAAGCATGCCGTTGTGCAGCCACCAGCGCGAGAACACTTCGCCACCGTGCGCGCAGGTGGACTGGGCGATCTCGTTCTCGTGGTGCGGGAACGTGAGATCCACGCCGCCGGCATGGATGTCGATCGTCGTGCCCAGGTGCGCCGCGCTCATGGCCGAGCACTCGATGTGCCAGCCCGGGCGGCCGCGGCCCCAGGGGCTGTCCCAGCCGGGAAGCTCGGGAGTGGAGGGCTTCCACAGCACGAAATCCGCGGGATTCTTCTTGTATGGCGCCACTTCCACGCGTGCGCCGGCAATCAACTCGTCGGTGTCGCGGCCGGAGAGCTGCCCGTAGGCCGCATAGGTGCCGACGTCGAACAGCACGTGGCCGTCGGCTGCGTAGGCATGGCCGCCGGCGATCAAGGCTTCGATCATCGCGATGATCTCGCCGATGTGCGCTGTCGCATGGGGTTCGAGGTCCGGCGGAGCGATGCCCAGCGCCGCCATGTCCTCGCGGTAGGCGGCCGTGAAGCGGTCGGTGATCGTGCCGATGGGCGTGCCCTGGGCCAGCGCCGCGGCGTTGATCTTGTCGTCCACGTCGGTGATGTTGCGGGCGTAGACCACGCGCGGGTAGTGCCGCCGCAGCAGCCGCACCAGCACGTCGAACACCACCGGCCCGCGCGCGTTGCCGATGTGCACGTAGTTGTAAACCGTCGGCCCGCACAGATACATCGTCACGCGCTGCGGATCGAGCGGCACGAAGGGATCGGTGCGGCGGGTGAGGCTGTTGTAGAGCGTGATCGGCATCGGAGGTGTCGGGGGCGCGGCCAAGCCGCGCATCTTAGCAGGCAGCTTTCAGCTTCCTCGCGCTCCGGGGGCCGAGGGGCGAAGGGCGGGCTCGCCGGGAACCCGGGGGCTCAGGAAACCGACAGATCCTGAACGGACCCGGTGCGGCCGGTCATCCGCCGAGTGCTCTAAGCGTTGATTCAGCGTGAATTTGTTGCAATGACAATCGCGCAGAAGCGCATTACGGACCATGCTGGAGGTCCCATGACCAAGATGTTTCTCCCCGTTCTCGCGCTCGTTCTCGCCACTGGCGCCGTTCAAGCGCAGGACGGGCGGTATGCCGAAGGCGACGACGCGAACACCCACTACGGCTGGGCCGACGTATTGCGCGTCGATCCGGTGTACGGCGTCGCCCGTAGCGAAGTGCCGCGGCAGGAGTGCTATGACGAGCCCGTGGTGCGTCGCGAAGGCGGCGGCAACACCACCGCGGGCACCGTGCTTGGCGCGGTGATCGGCGGCGTGCTCGGCAACACCGTCGGCAAGGGCGACGGCCGCAAGGCGGCCACGGTCGCCGGCGCGGTGGCCGGTGGCGCCGTTGGCCACGGCGTGGCCGGCCGCGGCGAGCGCGAGTACGACGACACGGTGACCCGCTGTCGCCAGGTCAGCTCGGTCAGCGAGCAGCGCCGCCTGATGGGTTACGACGTCGAATACCGCTACCACGGCGACGTCTACGTCTCGCGACTGAACTACGATCCGGGCGAGCGGCTGCGGGTGCGCGTGAGCGTCGCCCCGGCCGAATAACAGGCCCTGCGCCACGAAGCCGCCGCCTCCGGGCGGCGGTTTTCGTTTTGGCCGTCCGTTTGTATGGACGTCCAAAAAAAGTTGTTGCGCCGCCACACGAATGCCGGCATGATGCCGGCTCCCCTGTCCGGAACCGCCATGTCCGCAGCCGTCTACACCGCTACCGTGCTTACCAGCGCCCGTATGGCCGCTGGCATGACCTCGCGTGCGCGCCGACCGCTGGTCCGACATCCGGCCGGGTAGGCTGTCGCTGCACGCGCAACTGGCGCAACGACGAACAAACCCGGCCACCGCGCCGGGTTTTTTGTTTTCAAGAAGCCCGCCGCGGTCGCCCCCGACCCGAGTTGCTTGTGCGCAGGTCGATCTGCGCAGAAGCAAACAGCGGCCATCCATGGCCGCTCTCTTCACAAGAGGCACCCGCCGATGGCCCTTCGACATTTCCTCACGACCCAGGACTACAGCCGCGCCGAGATCGACGCCCTGCTGGAGCAGGCTGCCGCTTTCAAGCGATCGCCGCGTGGCCAGCAGCTGGCCGGCAAGTCCATCGCGCTCCTGTTCTTCAATCCCTCGATGCGCACGCGCACCAGCTTCGAGCTGGGCGCGTTCCATCTCGGCGGCCACGCGATCGTGCTTGCGCCGGGCAAGGACGCCTGGCCGATCGAGTTCGAGGTGGGCACCGTGATGGACGGCGAGGCGGAGGAACACATCGCCGAAGTCGCGCGCGTGCTCAGCCGTTACGTCGACCTGATCGCCGTGCGCGCCTTCCCGAAGTTCCAGGACTGGTCGGTGGACCGCGAGGACCGCGTCATCAAGGCGTTCGCCCGCTACGCCACCGTGCCGGTGATCAACATGGAAACGATCACCCATCCCTGCCAGGAACTGGCGCATGCGCTGGCGCTGAAAGAACACCTGGGTGACCTGCAGAACAGGAAGTACGTGCTGACCTGGACCTATCACCCCAAGCCGCTCAACACCGCCGTGGCGAACTCGGCGCTGCTGATCGCGACCAAGCTCGGCATGGACGTGACCCTGCTGTGCCCCACGCCCGAGTACGTGCTCGACGAGCGCTACATGGAGGCCGGTCGCCAGAACGCCGCGCAGAACGGTGGCTCGCTGAAGGTCAGCCACGACATCGAAGAAGCCTATCGCGGCGCCCACGTCGTCTACGCCAAGAGCTGGGGCGCGCTGCCGTACTTCGGCCGCTGGGAGCAGGAAAAGCCGATCCGCGAGGCACACCGCCACTTCATGGTGGACGAGGCCAAGATGGCATTGACCGACAACGGCCTGTTCAGCCATTGCCTGCCGCTTCGCCGCAACGTCAAGGCGACCGACGGGGTGATGGATGCGCCCTACTGCATCGCCATCGACGAAGCCGAAAACCGCCTGCACGTGCAGAAGGCCGTAATGGCCTCGCTGCTTGCTTCTTGACCGCCCGATCCGAACGAGACAACCCATGAGCCAGCAAGACATCGTCCTCGCCTTTTCCGGCGGCCTCGACACCAGCTTCTGCGTGCCCTACCTCAAGGAACAGGGCTTCAACGTGCATACCGTGTTCGCCGACACCGGCGGCGTGGATGACGAGGAGCGCGCCTTCATCGAACACCGCGCCGCGGAACTCGGCGTGGCCAGCCATCTCACCGTCGACGGCGGCCCCGCGATCTGGAACGGCTTCGTCAAACCGTTCGTGTGGGCAGGCGAGGGCTACCAGGGCCAGTACCCTCTGCTGGTCTCCGACCGCTACCTGATCGTGGAAGCTGCCCTCGCGCGGTGCGCCGAGCTGGGCACCAACGCGATCGCGCACGGCTGCACCGGCATGGGCAACGACCAGGTGCGCTTCGACCTTGCGGTGAAGGCGCTGGGCGACTACCGCATCGTGGCGCCGATCCGCGAGATCCAGAAGCAGCACACCCAGACCCGCGCCTATGAACAGAAGTACCTGGAAGAGCGCGGCTTCGGCGTGCGCGCCAAGCAGCAGGCCTACACCATCAACGAGAACCTGCTGGGCGTGACCATGTCAGGCGGCGAGATCGACAAGTGGCAGACGCCGGGCGAGGGCGCGCGTGGGTGGTGCAAGCCGCGCGCCGAATGGCCGTCCGGACCGCTTGCAGTAAAGGTGGGTTTCGAGCGCGGCGAAGCAGTGAGCCTGGACGGCGAACGCCTGCCGGGGCACCGGCTTCTGGCAAAGCTCAACGCGTTGTTCGCGCGTTACGGCGTCGGCCGTGGCATGTATACCGGCGACACGACCATCGGCCTAAAGGGCCGCATCGTGTTCGAGGCGCCCGGCCTGTTCGCGCTGCTGGCAGCCCATCGCGCGCTGGAGGAGGCCGTGCTCTCCAAACAGCAGAACCGGTTCAAGCCCGAAGTGGCGCGCAAGTGGGTGGAAGTCGTGTACGAGGGCTTTTTCCACGATCCGTTGAAGACCGACCTGGAAGCCTTCCTGGCTTCCAGCCAGGCCACCGTCAATGGCGTCGTGACGCTGCAGACCCATGGCGGCACGGTCGAGGCGGTAGCGGTGGAATCGCCGCACATCCTCAACGCCAAGGGCGCCACCTACGCGCAGTCGGCCGACTGGGGCGTGGAGGAGGCGGAAGGCTTCATCAAGCTGTTCGGCATGAGTTCGACGCTGTGGGCGGAAGTGAACCGGAGCGCCAAGGTATGAGCACCACGCTCATTTCTATCCGCCCTCCCGCAGGGATAGGAACTTTGCCTCCGTGGGGCGTGTGATGGGCACCTTGCTGGATGCCACGCTGGAGCACCTGCGCGCGCTGGTCGCCTTCGACACGCGCAATCCGCCGCGGGCCATCGGCACGGGCGGGATGTTCGATTACCTGCGCGCACAGCTGCCCGGTTTCGACGTGACGGTGACCGATCATGGTGCCGGCGCCGTGACCTTGCATGCCGTGCGCGGCCAGCCGCGGCTCTTGTTCAACGTGCATCTGGACACGGTGCCCGACTCGCCCGCTTGGAGCGCCGACCCGCACGTGCTGCGTGTCGAGGACGACCGTGCCATCGGCCTGGGCGCCTGCGACATCAAGGGCGCCGCGGCCGCGCTGCTGGCGGTGGCGCAGGCCACGGACGGCCCGCTGGCGTTGCTGTTCTCCACCGACGAGGAAGCCAATGACGCGCGCTGCATCGCCGGCTTCCTGCACGCCTTTGCCCCGGTCGCGGAGGGAACTCCCTACGAAGCCGTGATCGTGGCCGAGCCCACCCAGGGCGAGGCGGTGCTGGCACACCGGGGTATCCAGTCCGTGCTGATGCGCTTCGCCGGCCACGCGGGGCACGCCTCGGGCGAGCAGAAACCTGCCGACAGCGCCTTGCACCAGGCCATGCGCTGGGGCGCGGCGGCGCTGGACTTCGTGGCCGCGCAATCGCATGAGCGCTTCGGCGGCCTGACCGGCCTGCGCTTCAACATCGGTCGCGTGGAAGGCGGCATCAAGGCGAACGTGATCGCCCCGGCCGCCGAGGTGCGTTTCGGCTTCCGGTCGTTGCCGACCATGGATCCGGACGCGCTGCTCGATCGTTTCCGCCACCTCGGGCAAGTGCCGCCGGTGCACTTCGAGGAAACCTTCCGCGGCAGCTCGCTGCCGGCCGGCGATACCGCCAGCGCCGAGGCAAGGCGACTGGTGGCGCGCGACCTGGCGGACGAGCTGGAGATCCCGGTCGGCAACGCGGTGGATTTCTGGACCGAAGCGGCGCTGTTCTCCGCAGCCGGCTATACCGCCTTCGTCTACGGCCCGGGCGACATCGCCCAGGCGCACAGCGCGGACGAATGGGTCGCGCTCGACCAACTGCGGCAATACGCAGACAACCTCTACCGGATCGTGAGCCGTGGAAACGCATAAGCACACGCGCAAGACCATCGTACGCCTGCTCGAGAGCATGGGCAGCGCGAAGGAAATCCAGCAGTACCTGAAGCGCTTCTCGCAGATGGATGCCAAGCGTTTCGCCGTGGTCAAGGTCGGCGGCGCCGTGTTGCGCGACGACCTGCCGGCGCTGGCCTCGTCGCTGACCTTCCTGCAGCAGGTGGGCCTCACGCCTATCGTGCTGCACGGCGCCGGCCCGCAGCTGGACCAGGAACTGGCCGCCGCCGGCATCACCAAGCAGACCGTGGGCGGCCTGCGCGTGACCACGCCGCAGGCGATGGGCGTGGTGCGACGCGTGTTCCAGCAGCAGAACCTGCGGCTGGTCGACGCGCTGCATGCGATGGACACGCGCGCCGTGTCGGTGGCCTCGGGTGTCTTCATGTCCGACTACCTGGACCGCGAGGCGCTGGGCATGGTCGGCAGGACCACCGGCGTCGAACTCGCGCCGATCGAGGGGGCGTTGCGCGCCAACGCGATCCCGGTGATCGCCAGCCTGGGCGAGACGGCCGAGGGCCAGCTTCTCAACATCAATGCGGACATCGCCGCCAACGAGCTGGTGCGCGTGCTGCAGCCCTACAAGATCGTGTTCCTCACCGGCACCGGCGGGCTGCTCGACGCGCAGGGGCAGGTGATCGACTCGATCAACCTCTCCACCGAGTACGACCACCTGATGGCACAGCCGTGGATCGACGGCGGCATGCGGCTCAAGCTCGAACAGATCGCCGACCTGCTGGCCGACCTGCCGCTCACC
Protein-coding regions in this window:
- a CDS encoding argininosuccinate synthase, coding for MSQQDIVLAFSGGLDTSFCVPYLKEQGFNVHTVFADTGGVDDEERAFIEHRAAELGVASHLTVDGGPAIWNGFVKPFVWAGEGYQGQYPLLVSDRYLIVEAALARCAELGTNAIAHGCTGMGNDQVRFDLAVKALGDYRIVAPIREIQKQHTQTRAYEQKYLEERGFGVRAKQQAYTINENLLGVTMSGGEIDKWQTPGEGARGWCKPRAEWPSGPLAVKVGFERGEAVSLDGERLPGHRLLAKLNALFARYGVGRGMYTGDTTIGLKGRIVFEAPGLFALLAAHRALEEAVLSKQQNRFKPEVARKWVEVVYEGFFHDPLKTDLEAFLASSQATVNGVVTLQTHGGTVEAVAVESPHILNAKGATYAQSADWGVEEAEGFIKLFGMSSTLWAEVNRSAKV
- a CDS encoding acetylornithine deacetylase; translation: MGTLLDATLEHLRALVAFDTRNPPRAIGTGGMFDYLRAQLPGFDVTVTDHGAGAVTLHAVRGQPRLLFNVHLDTVPDSPAWSADPHVLRVEDDRAIGLGACDIKGAAAALLAVAQATDGPLALLFSTDEEANDARCIAGFLHAFAPVAEGTPYEAVIVAEPTQGEAVLAHRGIQSVLMRFAGHAGHASGEQKPADSALHQAMRWGAAALDFVAAQSHERFGGLTGLRFNIGRVEGGIKANVIAPAAEVRFGFRSLPTMDPDALLDRFRHLGQVPPVHFEETFRGSSLPAGDTASAEARRLVARDLADELEIPVGNAVDFWTEAALFSAAGYTAFVYGPGDIAQAHSADEWVALDQLRQYADNLYRIVSRGNA
- a CDS encoding acetylglutamate kinase; this encodes MGSAKEIQQYLKRFSQMDAKRFAVVKVGGAVLRDDLPALASSLTFLQQVGLTPIVLHGAGPQLDQELAAAGITKQTVGGLRVTTPQAMGVVRRVFQQQNLRLVDALHAMDTRAVSVASGVFMSDYLDREALGMVGRTTGVELAPIEGALRANAIPVIASLGETAEGQLLNINADIAANELVRVLQPYKIVFLTGTGGLLDAQGQVIDSINLSTEYDHLMAQPWIDGGMRLKLEQIADLLADLPLTSSVSITRPAELAKELFTHKGSGTLVRRGEKVLTFDSWEGVDQARLRKLIESSFGRALVPDYFERTRPWRVYVSENYRAAMILTREEGMAYLDKFAVLDEAQGEGLGRAVWLVMREANPRLFWRSRHGNNVNPFYDAECDGSLKQPRWKVYWYGIDDFRLIERCVAHCAQRQPTLVDPAPLKDNAA